In the genome of Raphanus sativus cultivar WK10039 chromosome 4, ASM80110v3, whole genome shotgun sequence, one region contains:
- the LOC108855258 gene encoding LOW QUALITY PROTEIN: uncharacterized protein LOC108855258 (The sequence of the model RefSeq protein was modified relative to this genomic sequence to represent the inferred CDS: inserted 1 base in 1 codon; deleted 1 base in 1 codon) yields MVSANDPIESLFNSIQAVKDALLPIELGVKKAARDIESCWISKEKDFHLVLRSSVRNRRRKRVSACPDSENNVDSVQCLVSEERKKGLSFKIPVKSLFGSEKLVKKKDKPLLEKEDDGDGSCTNCFKFAMTWSLLVSGFVHALPVPFKIGKKRVHDEKSLKPKASFVNRKEIRKNQSAKSTEKEGNPIECAMGFVVEMLAHNLHKLDQFIQDSSQTESCCTKEASPLVFNIWDARKLDVNGFLGNLMFARVGDVASGIVGLASPPVSEDGDESSNNVSKEESVADSSPQSLASGLLSIPLSNVERLKSTLSTISLTELIELLPQLGRPSADHPDKKKLISVQDFFRYTESEGRRFFEELDRDGDGKVTLEDLEIAMRRRKLPRRYAKEFMRRARSHLFSKSFGWKQFLSLMEQKEPTILRAYTSLCLTKSGTLQKSEILASLDNAGLPANEENAIAMMRFLKVDTEESISYGHFRNFMVLLPYERLQDDPRNIWFEAATVVAVAPPVALPAGDVLKSALAGGLASALSTSLLHSIDTIKTRVQASTLSFPEVIAKLPEIGVRGVYKGSIPAILGQFSSHGLRTGIFEASKLVLINFAPNLPEIQIQSIASFCSTLLGTAVRIPCEVLKQRLQAGMFNNVGEAIVGTWRQDGPGGFFRGTGATLCREVPLYVVGMGLYAESKKMVAQALGRELEAWETIAVGAVSGGIAAVVTTPFDVMKTRMMTATPGRPISMSMVFLSVLRHEGPLGLFKGAXPRFFWVAPLGAMNFAGYELAKKAMQKNEEAMVADQLGQKKLC; encoded by the exons ATGGTGTCAGCGAACGATCCTATCGAGTCCTTGTTCAATTCAATCCAAGCAGTGAAAGACGCTCTCCTCCCCATCGAGCTCGGCGTCAAAAAGGCGGCTAGAGACATCGAGAGTTGTTGGATAAGCAAAGAGAAGGACTTTCATTTGGTGTTGAGGTCGTCTGTAAGAAAcaggaggaggaagagggttTCTGCTTGTCCCGACTCTGAGAACAATGTTGACAGTGTTCAGTGTTTGGTGAGtgaagagaggaagaaaggTTTGTCCTTTAAGATCCCTGTGAAGTCACTCTTTGGTAGTGAGAAGCTGGTTAAGAAGAAAGACAAGCCTTTGTTGGAGAAAGAAGATGATGGTGATGGTTCTTGTACGAATTGCTTCAAGTTTGCTATGACTTGGTCTTTGTTGGTTAGTGGCTTTGTCCATGCTTTACCTGTTCCTTTTAAGATAGGTAAGAAGAGGGTTCATGATGAGAAGAGTCTTAAACCAAAGGCTTCGTTTGTAAACCGGAAAGAGATTAGGAAGAACCAGTCAGCTAAATCTACTGAAAAGGAAGGGAATCCGATTGAATGCGCTATGGGTTTTGTTGTTGAAATGCTGGCTCATAATCTCCACAAGCTTGACCAATTCATCCAGGACAGTTCACAGACTGAATCTTGTTGTACCAAGGAAGCTAGTCCGCTTGTCTTTAACATATGGGATGCTAGGAAACTCGATGTTAATGGGTTCCTAGGGAACCTGATGTTTGCTAGAGTTGGAGATGTGGCGTCGGGTATAGTCGGTCTGGCATCTCCTCCCGTGAGTGAAGATGGTGATGAAAGTAGTAACAACGTTAGTAAGGAGGAAAGCGTTGCTGATTCTTCTCCACAGAGCCTGGCTAGTGGACTACTGAGTATACCTTTGTCTAACGTGGAGCGTTTGAAATCCACACTGTCTACTATTTCGTTGACTGAGCTTATTGAGCTTTTGCCCCAGTTAGGACGACCTTCAGCAGACCATCCGGACAAGAAGAAACTTATCTCTGTTCAGGATTTTTTCAGATACACCGAGTCTGAAG GTAGGAGGTTCTTCGAAGAACTAGATAGAGATGGTGATGGTAAAGTAACATTGGAAGATCTGGAAATTGCAATGAGGAGAAGAAAACTGCCGAGAAGATACGCCAAGGAGTTTATGAGACGAGCGAGGAGTCATCTTTTCTCGAAATCTTTTGGTTGGAAGCAGTTTTTGTCGCTGATGGAACAGAAGGAGCCAACCATCCTCCGTGCCTACACTTCTCTGTGTTTGACCAAGTCCGGTACTCTACAGAAGAGTGAGATATTGGCATCGCTGGATAACGCAGGGCTTCCTGCTAATGAAGAGAATGCTATAGCCATGATGAGGTTCTTGAAGGTTGATACCGAAGAGTCTATCTCTTATGGACATTTCCGTAACTTCATGGTTTTGCTGCCGTATGAGCGGTTGCAGGATGATCCTCG TAACATCTGGTTTGAAGCTGCGACTGTTGTTGCTGTTGCACCTCCCGTGGCTTTACCTGCTGGAGATGTTCTAAAATCTGCATTAGCCGGAGGACTTGCCTCTGCTCTCTCCACTTCCCTATTGCATTCGATTGACACGATCAAG ACACGTGTGCAAGCATCAACCTTGTCATTTCCTGAAGTGATAGCAAAGCTTCCAGAGATTGGTGTCCGGGGAGTGTATAAGGGTTCTATTCCAGCAATTCTTGGACAGTTTTCAAG CCATGGCCTGCGGACAGGAATATTCGAAGCAAGTAAACTTGTGTTGATCAATTTTGCTCCCAATCTCCCAGAAATTCAG ATTCAATCGATTGCATCATTCTGCAGCACACTATTAGGCACGGCAGTGCGGATTCCATGTGAGGTGCTGAAGCAACGGTTGCAGGCTGGCATGTTTAACAATGTAGGGGAAGCCATTGTAGGGACATGGAGACAAGACGGTCCAGGAGGGTTTTTCCGTGGGACAGGCGCAACTCTTTGCCGTGAAGTCCCACTATACGTTGTTGGCATGGGACTGTATGCAGAGTCTAAAAAG ATGGTGGCGCAAGCGCTGGGAAGGGAGCTAGAGGCATGGGAGACAATAGCGGTTGGAGCGGTGTCAGGAGGTATAGCAGCGGTT GTGACGACTCCGTTTGATGTGATGAAGACGAGAATGATGACTGCAACGCCAGGGAGACCCATCTCAATGTCAATGGTTTTTCTTTCGGTTCTGCGTCACGAGGGACCGCTTGGTTTGTTCAAAGGAG GTCCGAGGTTCTTCTGGGTGGCTCCTCTTGGTGCCATGAACTTTGCTGGATATGAACTAGCCAAGAAAGCTATGCAGAAGAACGAGGAAGCTATGGTGGCTGATCAGCTCGGTCAGAAGAAGCTTTGCTAG
- the LOC108855619 gene encoding uncharacterized protein LOC108855619, protein MNSNIRGNSPFVNSSSSLESSEFDEWLEDEIEAMDIEEQIIINMIARNNYVIHHLLTQQSDQATMAESPEKVNLIPTEATSENFGDYGQIIEASSDGVPFGPNDAQLDLSRGIPRLYIMRLKDQPFRFSKITHHASVTQCLGSIGGNVWYLGLAKPSLIEDGDRERVGDNIESGSDGHLYAPPAVEKVRVFRFSGPKFVKLKRGTWHAGPLFGESSMDFYNLELANTNDVDQTTHDFKKNNGVTFRF, encoded by the exons ATGAATTCTAATATTAGAGGTAATTCTCCTTTTGTaaactcctcttcttctttggaGTCATCTGAGTTCGACGAGTGGTTAGAAGATGAGATTGAAGCAATGGATATTGAAGAACAAATTATAATCAACATGATAGCAAGAAACAACTATGTAATTCACCATCTCCTCACCCAACAAAGCGATCAG GCAACAATGGCGGAATCTCCTGAGAAAGTCAACCTGATCCCGACCGAAGCTACATCTGAAAACTTCGGAGATTATGGTCAGATCATCGAAGCCTCCTCAGATGGTGTTCCTTTCGGTCCTAACGATGCTCAGTTAGATCTCTCCAGAGGAATCCCACG TTTATATATCATGCGGCTCAAAGATCAACCGTTTCGCTTCTCCAAGATCACGCACCACGCGAGCGTGACACAGTGTCTAGGATCAATAGGAGGTAACGTTTGGTATCTAGGCTTAGCTAAGCCATCTCTTATTGAAGATGGTGATAGAGAAAGAGTTGGAGATAATATAGAGTCAGGATCCGACGGTCACTTGTACGCTCCTCCTGCGGTTGAGAAAGTGCGCGTCTTCAGGTTTTCAGGACCAAAGTTTGTTAAACTGAAACGTGGTACGTGGCATGCTGGACCGTTGTTCGGTGAGAGCTCCATGGACTTCTACAACCTAGAGCTAGCCAACACAAAT GATGTGGATCAAACCACACATGATTTCAAgaagaataatggggtcacctTCCGGTTTTGA
- the LOC108850950 gene encoding uncharacterized protein LOC108850950: HNYLNRQEKPSNKKSSHLLNPFTFRYLVGERNKATMAESESPVEVNLIPIEATPESFGDYGQVIEASSDGDHFGPNDAQLDLSKGIPRFYIMRLKDRSFGFSTITHHANVTQCLGSIGGHVWYLGVAKPSLIEDVAERERVGDNNVESGSGGHLYAPPTVEEVRVFRFSGPKFVKLNRGTWHAGPLFSESSMDFYNLELSNTNEVDHTTHDFKKKNGVTFRFEDSSSS, from the exons CATAACTATTTAAATAGACAAGAAAAACCCTCAAATAAGAAAAGCTCGCATCTTCTAAATCCTTTCACTTTCCGTTATCTTGTGGGTGAGAGAAACAAGGCAACAATGGCGGAATCTGAATCTCCGGTTGAAGTCAACCTGATCCCGATCGAAGCCACACCTGAAAGCTTCGGAGATTATGGTCAAGTCATCGAAGCCTCCTCCGACGGTGATCACTTCGGTCCTAACGATGCTCAATTAGATCTCTCCAAAGGAATCCCACG TTTCTATATCATGCGTCTCAAAGATCGATCCTTTGGCTTCTCCACGATCACTCACCACGCGAACGTGACACAGTGTCTGGGATCGATAGGTGGTCACGTTTGGTATCTAGGAGTAGCGAAGCCATCTCTTATCGAAGATGTTGctgagagagaaagagttgGGGATAACAATGTAGAGTCAGGATCCGGTGGTCACTTGTACGCTCCTCCTACGGTTGAGGAGGTGCGCGTCTTCAGGTTTTCGGGACCGAAGTTTGTTAAACTGAACCGTGGCACGTGGCATGCTGGACCGTTGTTCAGTGAGAGTTCCATGGACTTCTACAACTTAGAGCTCAGCAACACAAAT GAGGTGGATCACACCACACATGAtttcaagaagaagaatgggGTCACCTTCCGGTTTGAGGATAGCTCATCGTCCTAA